CCAAATTGCAAAGGCCAACGTGGCCCACGTGCAGGCCCATGCTCTGCTTTCGGTAGAACGACGTCGTTCATAGTTTCAATGTTTTTGGTCAAGTAAATGATGAACGATGACGAAAAATGGCTGGCTTCGGTTGAAAGAAGAAACTGAACATCGTGAGTATTCTCCGATTGAGGAAACTCCTTCACTTCCCACTCTCCAAGCTACGATCCTCTTCACTCCAGACTCTTTACCTTACCTGCATTGAGATTACACCATGGCTTGGCTGGCCAGATCCATTGCAAATTCATTGAAGCTTGATGATGACGATGAAGACGAAGAGAATGCTGTTGCCAACCCCAAATCACCGCTCAAATCCGATTCCGCATCTAATCAATACCATCAGACGGATTCTCCTTCCCCGCCCTCGTCGTCGTCTTCAACTCCCACTGCCAGAGGTGTCAAAGAGGATTTGTCCGAGCTGAAAAATACCCTAACCCGCCAATTCTGGGGTGTCGCCTCTTTCCTCGCTCCTCCGCCTGAGCATTCTGCTTCACATTCTCAAGTCTCTGATTCAAAACCTAACGAACCGCTTGATAAGTCAACAACCGACTATCCATCTGACCCTAAATTGTCTGAAGAAGATCTAATTGCCGGAATCCGCAGTGATTTTGCGGAAATTAGCGGGAAGTTTAAGACCGGGATCTCCAAGCTTTCGAACACCAAGACTGTTTCTGAGATCACCAAGATTGCTTCCAATTTTCTTCAGTTTGGATCAGAGGATTCTTTGGAGAATTATGATGTCGGAACCGCGGTTGGTGTAACAGAGGAGGTTCTGATATTTGTGAGGAGTATCGTCGAGCATCCTGAGACCTGGCTGGACTTTCCTCTTCCTTATGACGACGATGCTGACGGTACCTCCCATTTTCTATCTGATAATTTCTCCATTTGCACAAATTGAATGTTACTTTTTTTACTTTACTGGATACAAATCTTCGATGCGTAGTATGGTATTATGTCAATATATTTAGTAAGTTTAAATTTCGAGTGATCACGAATGTGCTTCTGACCGAATATCTTGAGCTTCCGTTATTCTTTTACAGCTATTATACTTCTTGTTAATCTTTTTAGTTACCTCACTCTTTCATGTGTAGATATATTTATCAGCAGATCGACATTAATCTTAGACTAGCTAATTTTCTCATTCGATCACTCGTATACAGATCTTGAGTTATCTGATGCCCAGCAAGAACATGCTTTAGCTGTTGAGCATCTTGTTCCAAGATTGGCTGCTTTGAGGATTGAGCTTTGTCCTCAGTACATGAGTGAAGATTGCTTTTGGAAGATCTACTTTGTGCTcttgcatcctagacttagcaAGGATGATGCTGAACTTCTCTCAACATCCCAAGTAAGTTGCTTGCGTCCTTATTAAATACCATTCTTTCTGGTTGCGTTTGGGCCTTGCACTGTTCCTGTGTATACCACTCAATGGGCTGAAGAGGTCCtcatatttcattattttaaggGTTCAAAATTTCTGATGCTTACTacatagaaaaacaaaaaaaaaactgtagttttagtttaaaaaatgtctaaattATGTGCCTTTATATTCAAAACTagttttcattgagaaaaatgaaaaatggagaGGGAGAAACAGATGACCTTACTTGAATAGGATAtgttctataggttgtacaacTATGTCCTTGAGTTCTTAATGAGAGGGAGTAGCAGAGAAGGGAAAACGTAAGACAATAGGAGTCAGAAAACAACCACCATCTTAACTTAACTATAAAACATTATAGAAAAGGGTAATAGTTATTTACGTGATGGGGTGGGAAGGGAAAATTTTGTATATGAGATTAGTGGGGCCCTCTTCGCACTTCGGTGATTGCTTTATAGTTTATAGTAGGTGAGTAGAGGAAAAAGACTGTGTTCTGTAGTTCCTTATGGGAGAGACTCAAGTCTCATTAATATTATGAGACAttcctcttttctcttttacttAATGTTCTTCTGGATCTGTAAACTTAAATTCCCATCGAATATTCTATTAACATCCTTGGTTATTAATCCACGAGAGGAGACCTTGATCCTTGCCAAGGCCCAAGGAAGTATTGCATCATTTTTTAACATGTAGGTGGGGGATGAATTTTAGCTTAATATGTTAGATAGGGATGATATTGGGAAATTTGAGTTCcaaagtatatattttatatctatGATGCAATGACAATGGAGTATATGCCTGGAGATTGCCAGAGGaaattataaaatggaaattgcgGTTAGTAAATGCATAATAACACTAAACTAGCCACCTGTATGAGATGAAATGCAAACCAAAAACCTCTCCAACCTACCATTTTTCTTTGTAAATTAAATGGTGTGAGATGGACCTACAAAACTAATCTGGATATGAAATAACCCTAAACTAGTCACCCGTGagtctattttttctttctatgaAATAGTTCCTTATCATAAAAAACTAACATGTACTATGTAGTATATTTATCTTCAATTTCTGTGTTGAAAAATATTGTAGTTCAACAATTAATGCAGTTGAAAATACTACATGTTTCTGTATGgattgagagaacatgttctgtGATGCATGAAGGTCAGCTATAAGGTGATGGGCCAACAATTTAACAGCAGCATGTGGATGATTCCTCTTTCCTGTTATTGCACAATTGATTCCTTTTCCAAATAGTTTTCTAATCATGCGACAACAAAATCCTCAAACTCAAACAAAACCTTATTCCTGAGGTGGTTTGTGGCTGGGCTGGCCCATGTATGCTTAATAAGCTGGCAACTAGGCTGATTGGGGAGAAACTCTGACAGAAAGGTTAGGGAGAAGGAACCTTCCACCACCTTTGAAACAGTTGGTGATACTTCATTCTACAACATAAGCATGCCCTCCCCTTGGCTCCAATGATATCCAGAGAGGACAAACCAGTTCGATCCAGACTTTAAATGGAATTAATCAATACTCTATTTATAACTCTCTGATTTCCAGATTTCTAATATTTCAAACATGATCTTCATTATATAAATGGCCCAATCTAGTGGGCTTCTCATTGTTATTTGAACAAGGTTAAGTTGTCAGATCCCAGCTTTCGAAGCTTCCTTTTGTTGTCCCAtccttttttgtcatcttaGTAAAGATGACGTCGAGCATAATTTCATCTCTATCCCCCTTTTGCCAAGAGGCTAGCTGGTCCACTTGGTATATATGTCACCGTTGGCGCTTTCGTGTAAATAATCAAAGTGTCCAAAATTGGAGCATCTTCAGCAGACATGGCATGGGGCTCCAATGAGGGGACTGAGGGGCGATGAAAGTGAAACCCTGATGACAACAGCCGATCCTGTACCTTGATCATCTCCCTTAACTTGCCCTTGAGTTGGAAGATGGCAGTCTCTGGGTAGGAGCTTTGCCCATCCCTAGCTACCTCATAACCTCTAATACTAGAATTTTTTTGTGGGATTCTAATACTATAAGAAAATTTGTCTCCTATCTGAGTTATCTTCAGTAGCTATCACCTGTTAGAGCAAACAAGTTGCTTTTAAGATATATTATTAATGTTGCCTTACTTTTAAGGTATTGCCTTTTTCTGAGGCATGATTTTACAAGTTGGTATAACTATTGTAGAAAAAGGAAGACATGAGCCAATCATCCTAGTTTCTTTCTGGGTTTTAGTGAGGCGAGTTCATTCTTACAggtagaaaattttcctttGGGGTAAGTTCTCTtctgtagtttgaagcttcCCAGGGTTTCAGATTATCAAAGTCAGTGATAAAGATACCATCGATACTTTAGTCTGTTGAATGGTCAGATGATTATTGCAAAAGTAGTTTGCTCATCATCAGCCACTAGCCCAATGTGAATATATTCATATTCGTACGTGTTTGTCTCATCACCCAGTAGCTGGCCTCTAAATTTGGCTGAATTTTTCTCAGTTGAAAGAAGAAAGCAATGGCCATGATGCTGAAACTATTGTAGAAAAAGGAAGACATGAGCCAATCATCCTAGTTTCTTTCTGGGTTTTAGTGAGGCAAGCTCATTCTTACAggtagaaaattttcctttGGGGTAAGTTCTCTTCTATAGTTTGAAGTTTCCCAGGGTTTCAGATTATCAATGGCCATGATGCTGAAATGTTTGCTTTATATTTAGTCGAATTTCCTTAATTGGAGAAGTAAAATTCTACTGACTTGGAAAATTTGCTTTCTTGCCTCGAGTGTTTTGTTATATTGGAAGCAGTCTGTCAAATGTTGGTTTGGGCATTACTTAAGTAATTCTTTTTACCCCAAATATGCATCAGAAGTTGCTGGACTAATCCAAGTTGTGTTTCCCTATTCTGCATAACTAATTTTTCCAAACTTGTTCGACCATATGTGTAGGTACTAGAAGCCAGAGCACAATTTCATGAATTGCAACAACGAACCAAGGAACAGATGGAGCCTCAGATATCTAGAAATATCTCTACCAGTTCAAAAGGATCTTCTGATTCATCAAATGAGGAGACTCTCTCTGTTCCACCTAGAGATCAATCTGAACCACTGTTTGTTCAGAAATCCCCTGATAGTACAGCCCCATCCTCAACGGTGACTGATGTTGAGACTGATAAGCATCCAAATAAGAACGTGGAAATCCAAGTTGTAGACAAGCCTATTATTGAGGAAACACCCTTGCAAACCGGTGTTGAACATTCCCACTCTGGTCCTTCCAAAGTTTTTGATGACATAGACGTGGATGATGCAGATGATTGGTTGAAAGAGGAGACTCTTGAGATTGATGGCGACAGTGGAACTAACATTCCTATCGGGAATGACGAGGATGTATCGTTTAGCGACCTTGAGGACGATGACCAGGAGGTTCCGGCATATCATAAGAAAGGTACATCTGGCTCTGACTCTTCAACTAAAGATTCCCGAGATTGGGTTCAGCTTAGCCGGACTTCTGGTGATTCAGATAAGGACACAAACACCATAGAGAATAAGCATGTTGGATCTGGGCAGGTAGGCAGCCGCAAGGAATCAAGTGACTGGCTTAATGTCGATGACATTGATTCAATGTGACAACTTCGTTAAAACTCTTCAATCTGTctattttcattgaattttatCTCCTCGATGTATATCATGTGTTTTCTCTATATGAATCAAGCGTTTGGAAACTATGTTATGATATCTCTGTATATAGAAAAACTtgtaaaactcaaaattcatttaCATGCAAATAATGGATGGCTTTGTCGTAATTATCATGGTGTCATTCTGTGTTTGTAATGGAGCCCATTTATAAGACCGTTGTACTTTTATGAtatcatttcttttttcttgttaTTTGTTTGCATAAAATCCATTTGCTTGCG
The nucleotide sequence above comes from Benincasa hispida cultivar B227 chromosome 3, ASM972705v1, whole genome shotgun sequence. Encoded proteins:
- the LOC120073747 gene encoding uncharacterized protein LOC120073747 encodes the protein MAWLARSIANSLKLDDDDEDEENAVANPKSPLKSDSASNQYHQTDSPSPPSSSSSTPTARGVKEDLSELKNTLTRQFWGVASFLAPPPEHSASHSQVSDSKPNEPLDKSTTDYPSDPKLSEEDLIAGIRSDFAEISGKFKTGISKLSNTKTVSEITKIASNFLQFGSEDSLENYDVGTAVGVTEEVLIFVRSIVEHPETWLDFPLPYDDDADDLELSDAQQEHALAVEHLVPRLAALRIELCPQYMSEDCFWKIYFVLLHPRLSKDDAELLSTSQVLEARAQFHELQQRTKEQMEPQISRNISTSSKGSSDSSNEETLSVPPRDQSEPLFVQKSPDSTAPSSTVTDVETDKHPNKNVEIQVVDKPIIEETPLQTGVEHSHSGPSKVFDDIDVDDADDWLKEETLEIDGDSGTNIPIGNDEDVSFSDLEDDDQEVPAYHKKGTSGSDSSTKDSRDWVQLSRTSGDSDKDTNTIENKHVGSGQVGSRKESSDWLNVDDIDSM